The following DNA comes from Pseudomonas marginalis.
ATCCTCAACTTCGAAGGCGCCGGAGCCCAGGCACGGGTGCAGGTGAACTTCGCCGAAGGCAGCAAATGGCTGATGATGGGCTACGCGAAGCTCGAAGCGGTCTGAAACATTTGCCAACATGAAGGTTATTGGCCCGCCCTTGTTTTTAACGAGCGCGGGCCAATATCTGTAATACGTCCTACAGACCATTCTGATTCGGTCTTACGCAAAAGCCCGAAACATTATGTCGCTAGCCACTGTCACTACACCTGTGCAACATGGCGCGCGTGCAATCCACAAATGGGAATTCCCTTTATGAAACGTTTTCTTAGCATCGCCATGGCGTTGTGCATCGGCCTGACGATGAGCCTCGACGCCAACGCCAAACGCTTCGGTGGCGGCAAAAGCTCGGGCGCGGCGCCGACTCACCAGACCAGCCAAATGGCTCCATCCGCCGGTGCCGGCGGTGCTGCCGCTACCGCAGGCGCAGCCGGTGCTGCCGGCGCCGCTGCCAAGGCCGGCGGTGCTTCGCGCTGGTTGGGCCCTCTGGCCGGTATCGCGGCCGGTGGCCTGCTCGCTTCCATGTTCATGGGCGGCGGCTTCCAGGGCATGCAGATCTTCGACATCCTGATCATGGCGGTCATCGCCTTCCTGGTCTTCCGTTTCATCGCCGCCCGTCGCCGCAAGCAGCAGGAGCAAATGGCTCCGGCCGGCGCGCCGATGCAGCGTGAAGTGTTCGAGCAGAAGCCAGCCATGGGTTCGATCTTCGGTGGTTCGGCAGCGCCTGCCGCAGCCCGCCCGGTGATCAACGCACCGGCGTGGTTCAACGAAGAGCGTTTCGTCGAAGCGGCCCGCAGCCACTTCCAGTCCCTGCAGCAGCACTGGGACGCCAACGAAATGGACAAGATCTCCGAGTTCGTGACCCCGCAACTGCTGGAGTTCCTCAAGCGCGAACGCGCCGACCTGGGCGACGGCTTCCAGTCGACCTATATCGACGACCTGCACGTGCAACTGGAAGGTGTGGATGATCGCGCCGACAAGACCATCGCAACGTTGACCTTCAGTGGCGTGTCGAAGACTTCGCGTTTCGACCAGGGTGAAGTGTTCAGCGAAAGCTGGAACATGGAACGTGCCCAAGGCGACAACCAGCCATGGCTGGTCGCCGGTATCCGCCAGAACGGCTGATACCCACGCGCTTGAGCAAGCCGTAACAAAACCCCGGACCTGTCCGGGGTTTTCTATTTCACGGTTGCACTTATGGCGAGCTACTGTATAAAACGCCCCTATAAACCGCGCCATCAGCAAGAGGATCCCGGCCGTGGAAGAAATCATCGAACAATTGCGTGAAGCCAATGAACCGGTTCCGGTTCCTCTGGAGTTGCCTGACGAAGATCAATTGGTGGAAATCGAGGAACAGCTGTTCATCGACATCCCGTTTGTCTTTCGTGAATTCCTGCTGACCGTCAGCGATGTGGTGTACGGCAGCCTGGAGCCGGTGACCGTCACCGACCCGCAATCCCACACCTACCTGCCGGACGTGGCTGCCAACGCCTGGGATGCCGGTGTTGACCGCAGCATGATCCCGATCTGCCAGGACGGTGACGATTACTACTGCGTCGAAGAAGACGGCACCGTGGTGCTGTGGTCCGGCGAAGAAGAACTCGTCACCGAAGAGACCTGGGAATCGGTGTGGCACTGGGCGCGGGACGTCTGGCTGGAAAGCTGAGACCTGACCCCCGTGGCGAACGGGCTTGCGGTGGTGAGCGGGCTTGTCCCGCGCCGGGCCGCATAGCGGCCCCCACTAGTGTTCCGGCGTATCCTTATGGTTATCCAGCGTCTCCAGCAAGGCGACCTGCATCCGCGTATGCACACGGATGAACCATCGCCAGAGCACGGCCGCCACCGCCGCCGTGACCACGGCAATCAGTACCAGCAACTTGTTGGTCGGCAGAATACTGGCCGACAAGGCTGCCAATAGCACAAAGATCACCAGCAGCGACAAAATCGGGATCAGCTCCGCAATCACCCGTCGCACACGCTGGGTATGTCGCCCGGCCATTTCCGGCTTCACGCTCATCTCCGCCAGCAACATCGACAGCGCCTTGAGCTTGCGGTACGCCGCAATCAGGAACGGCAGCGACAACAGCAATGCCCCACCCCAGATCAACGCCTTCTGCCAGCTTGGATCACTGATCCAACCTTCCAGGTACCCACCAATGCGCACCGCGAAAAAGCTTCCGGCGAAGAAAATCGCGATCACCAGCGCCAGGTTCACGCCCACCTGCAGGATGATCTTGCGGATCATCGACGCCAGCATGGCGCCCTCGCCTTGCGGCTGAATACTGCGTAACCATTCGCCGTACATGCCAAACACCCGGCTCATACGCTTGGGCATCACGGCGGCGATCTTCAATGACAAAGGGTCGGCGCCGCGAATCAGGTACGGCGTGAGCAGCGTAGTGATCGCCGAAACGGCCACCGCCACCGGATACAGGAAGTCGCTGGTCACCTGCAAGGTCATGCCCAGCGCGGCGATAATGAAGGAAAACTCGCCAATTTGTGACAGCCCCATGCCTACCCGCAGTGAGGTACGACCATCATTGCCGGCGATAAAGGCACCCAGGCCGCAGGACAGCATCTTGCCCAGCACCACGGCCACGGTGATCACCGCGATCGGCCAGGCGTATTGCAGGAGGATCTGCGGGTCGATCATCAAGCCGATCGCCACGAAGAAGATCGCGCTGAACATGTCGCGAACCGGCTCGATCAGGCGCTCGATCTTAACCAATTGCCGGGATTCGGCCATGATCGCGCCGATCAGAAACGCCCCCAGCACCATGCTGTACTCCAGCTT
Coding sequences within:
- a CDS encoding cation:proton antiporter, with translation MHAISFIQDLAVIMLVAGVVTVLFHRLKQPVVLGYIVAGFIIGPHTPPFGLIHDEDTIKTLAELGVIFLMFCLGLEFSLRKLFKVGATAFIAAFLEIILMIWIGYEIGRWFDWNTMDSLFLGAILAISSTTIIVKALNDLKMKNQRFAQLIFGVLIVEDILGIGIIALLSSIAVSGTVSSGEVFSTVGKLSLFMIVALVIGILLVPRLLAYVAKFESNEMLLITVLGLCFGFCLLVVKLEYSMVLGAFLIGAIMAESRQLVKIERLIEPVRDMFSAIFFVAIGLMIDPQILLQYAWPIAVITVAVVLGKMLSCGLGAFIAGNDGRTSLRVGMGLSQIGEFSFIIAALGMTLQVTSDFLYPVAVAVSAITTLLTPYLIRGADPLSLKIAAVMPKRMSRVFGMYGEWLRSIQPQGEGAMLASMIRKIILQVGVNLALVIAIFFAGSFFAVRIGGYLEGWISDPSWQKALIWGGALLLSLPFLIAAYRKLKALSMLLAEMSVKPEMAGRHTQRVRRVIAELIPILSLLVIFVLLAALSASILPTNKLLVLIAVVTAAVAAVLWRWFIRVHTRMQVALLETLDNHKDTPEH
- a CDS encoding Tim44 domain-containing protein; amino-acid sequence: MKRFLSIAMALCIGLTMSLDANAKRFGGGKSSGAAPTHQTSQMAPSAGAGGAAATAGAAGAAGAAAKAGGASRWLGPLAGIAAGGLLASMFMGGGFQGMQIFDILIMAVIAFLVFRFIAARRRKQQEQMAPAGAPMQREVFEQKPAMGSIFGGSAAPAAARPVINAPAWFNEERFVEAARSHFQSLQQHWDANEMDKISEFVTPQLLEFLKRERADLGDGFQSTYIDDLHVQLEGVDDRADKTIATLTFSGVSKTSRFDQGEVFSESWNMERAQGDNQPWLVAGIRQNG
- a CDS encoding SMI1/KNR4 family protein, which codes for MEEIIEQLREANEPVPVPLELPDEDQLVEIEEQLFIDIPFVFREFLLTVSDVVYGSLEPVTVTDPQSHTYLPDVAANAWDAGVDRSMIPICQDGDDYYCVEEDGTVVLWSGEEELVTEETWESVWHWARDVWLES